A single region of the Penaeus chinensis breed Huanghai No. 1 chromosome 41, ASM1920278v2, whole genome shotgun sequence genome encodes:
- the LOC125047418 gene encoding uncharacterized protein LOC125047418, giving the protein MKTIKLFYLLLTCVGASAMSTRLAYFEALRKNCTTMECMRRVGVCHSFVFKNLAFSAKYHPLAAKCSATYTDPALVDFCAHVAVGDYKANGTMRTEVLKSHVEKYFCNEYNLLGDILARFQVCDSGLQAEMYLDCILEGCVST; this is encoded by the exons ATGAAGACCATCAAATTATTTTACCTACTGTTGACATGCGTCGGAGCCTCTGCCATGAGTACTAGACTTGCTTATTTCGAAG CTCTCCGGAAAAACTGCACCACTATGGAATGCATGCGGCGGGTGGGCGTGTGTCACAGTTTCGTGTTCAAAAATCTCGCGTTCAGTGCGAAGTACCATCCTCTCGCGGCCAAATGTTCAGCGACCTACACTGACCCTGCGCTGGTTGACTTCTGCGCTCATGTTGCTGTCGGTGAT TACAAAGCCAACGGCACGATGCGAACGGAAGTGCTAAAGAGTCATGTCGAGAAGTACTTCTGCAATGAATACAATCTTTTGGGAGATATCTTGGCTCGTTTCCAAGTTTGTGATTCCGGTCTGCAG GCTGAAATGTACCTGGACTGTATTTTGGAAGGCTGCGTGTCCACATGA